A region of Pseudomonas putida DNA encodes the following proteins:
- a CDS encoding DUF6515 family protein: MKSRIWQLAGVGLVTLSISLGAVAQGPDEGHGGHGGDPNGATPGRSPLNSRDEVRQTQPPREGYYQDIPRRNGDNRHWQGRPDGHGNGWGPGPQYRPGQTIDGFPDRYWKVPYRGQDYFYSSGYWYRPHGGRYIVVAPPYGARVEYLPSYAREVWLGGALFFLVADTYYQYLADSREYVVVNPPMAAPAPVPVAPVSGSYDVVAYPMYGQGQEQQDQDRYQCHRWAVSQSGFDPATAAYAPPINVADSYRRALGACFSGRGYSIN; this comes from the coding sequence ATGAAGTCGCGCATCTGGCAGTTGGCAGGTGTTGGTTTGGTTACGTTGAGCATCAGCCTGGGGGCTGTGGCTCAAGGCCCGGATGAGGGGCACGGAGGGCATGGCGGCGACCCGAATGGCGCCACCCCAGGCCGTTCCCCGCTCAACTCGCGCGATGAAGTGCGCCAGACGCAGCCGCCACGTGAAGGCTATTACCAGGATATCCCTCGGCGCAATGGCGATAACCGCCACTGGCAGGGGCGCCCGGACGGTCATGGCAATGGCTGGGGGCCGGGGCCGCAGTATCGTCCAGGGCAGACCATCGACGGCTTCCCTGATCGCTACTGGAAGGTGCCTTACCGTGGGCAGGACTACTTCTACTCGAGTGGCTACTGGTATCGACCGCATGGTGGCCGTTACATCGTCGTGGCACCACCCTATGGCGCAAGGGTTGAGTACCTGCCCTCGTATGCCCGTGAGGTGTGGTTGGGTGGGGCGTTGTTCTTCCTGGTTGCCGATACCTATTACCAGTACCTGGCGGACAGCCGTGAGTACGTGGTGGTCAACCCACCGATGGCTGCACCCGCGCCTGTGCCAGTGGCACCGGTCAGTGGCAGTTACGACGTGGTGGCCTATCCGATGTATGGCCAGGGGCAAGAACAGCAGGACCAGGACCGCTACCAGTGCCATCGCTGGGCGGTGAGCCAGTCTGGGTTCGACCCGGCGACGGCTGCCTACGCACCACCGATCAATGTTGCGGATAGCTATCGGCGGGCGCTGGGGGCCTGTTTCAGCGGGCGTGGATACAGCATCAACTGA
- a CDS encoding polyribonucleotide nucleotidyltransferase, giving the protein MRIPSRVIGGALIVTLLTQLTACGTLFYPDRRGQIDGKIDPVVAAMDAIGILFYVIPGLIAFGIDFATGAIYYPGGRTAQVAPEKLREAVSPDGKIDNRKLQAILESELGQRLPLNDPRLIQHRGSVEQLAAYQLVPAA; this is encoded by the coding sequence ATGCGTATCCCATCCCGCGTCATTGGCGGCGCCCTTATCGTCACCTTGCTGACCCAGCTGACGGCCTGCGGCACGCTGTTCTACCCAGACCGCCGCGGCCAGATCGACGGTAAGATCGACCCCGTGGTCGCCGCCATGGATGCCATTGGCATCTTGTTCTACGTGATCCCCGGGCTGATCGCCTTCGGCATCGACTTCGCCACCGGCGCCATCTACTACCCGGGTGGCCGCACAGCCCAGGTGGCCCCGGAAAAACTGCGCGAAGCGGTAAGCCCCGACGGCAAGATCGACAACCGCAAGTTGCAGGCCATCCTCGAAAGCGAGCTGGGCCAGCGCCTGCCGCTGAACGACCCGCGCCTGATCCAGCACCGTGGCAGCGTCGAGCAGTTGGCGGCCTACCAACTGGTACCGGCTGCCTGA
- a CDS encoding cation diffusion facilitator family transporter: MITPAEHQRLLRLATRASLAVASILVVSKALAWWLSGSVSLLAGLTDSALDAVASFLNLLAVHYALRPADDDHRFGHGKAEALAGMAQALFIGVSAVLIGVQAVERLHTPQPLGDTTVGIAVMLLSLVLTIALLALQHKVIRLTGSTAVRADSLHYRSDLLLNGSILLALLLTQFGWSQLDALFGLGIAVYILWSAFQIAQESTAILMDKELPGEVGEAMSALVLAIPGVKGVHDLRTRVSGNQWFVQLHLELPGELALHDAHGLCEAASRVIRQRYPQADVMVHADPV, from the coding sequence ATGATCACCCCGGCTGAACACCAGCGCCTCTTGCGTCTGGCCACCCGCGCGTCACTGGCGGTGGCCAGCATCCTGGTCGTGAGCAAGGCGCTGGCCTGGTGGCTGAGCGGCTCGGTCAGCCTGCTGGCCGGGCTGACCGATTCGGCACTGGACGCCGTCGCCTCGTTTCTCAATCTGCTCGCCGTGCATTACGCCCTGCGCCCGGCCGATGACGACCACCGCTTCGGCCACGGCAAGGCCGAGGCCCTGGCTGGCATGGCCCAGGCGCTGTTCATCGGGGTCAGTGCGGTGTTGATCGGGGTGCAGGCGGTCGAACGCCTGCATACGCCACAACCGTTGGGCGATACCACGGTCGGCATCGCAGTGATGCTGCTTTCGCTGGTGCTGACCATTGCCCTGCTGGCGTTGCAACACAAGGTCATTCGCCTGACCGGCTCCACGGCGGTGCGGGCCGACTCACTGCACTACCGCTCAGACCTGCTGCTCAATGGCAGCATTCTGCTCGCCCTGCTGCTGACACAGTTTGGCTGGTCGCAACTGGATGCCTTGTTCGGCCTGGGCATTGCTGTCTACATCCTCTGGAGCGCTTTCCAGATCGCGCAAGAAAGTACCGCCATCCTGATGGACAAGGAGCTGCCCGGCGAGGTTGGCGAGGCGATGTCCGCCCTGGTGCTGGCCATCCCCGGCGTGAAGGGGGTGCATGACCTGCGTACACGGGTATCGGGCAACCAGTGGTTCGTGCAGTTGCATCTGGAACTGCCAGGGGAACTGGCGCTGCATGATGCCCATGGGTTGTGCGAGGCGGCATCAAGGGTGATCCGCCAGCGTTATCCACAGGCGGATGTGATGGTGCACGCGGACCCGGTGTAG